A window of the Torulaspora globosa chromosome 6, complete sequence genome harbors these coding sequences:
- the PES4 gene encoding Pes4p (ancestral locus Anc_1.357), with protein sequence MINPFTSREVNILNNVPLNIDKKQEILQKSNGKVGAVLEAIEENQRNKEEQSTASSRSSQSELSDVVKLNCTNANIDAAPGTKVHNSATLESKSMVALFIGDLDPTVTEDTLRHIFGKFKSLTSVKLCLDSVTKSSLGYGYLNFADKGDAEKATEEFNYRPIKGKEVRIMPSLRNSFYRKNVGTNVFFSNLPLEDSKLTTRVFYDTFKKYGKILSCKLDKRKDIGFIYFDNDQSARKVIRDYNGQNFFGNRILCGIHFDKDFRKYPEFERRISKLDSITLRMEELTTESCEKIVEHNSGSQVPHPNAVFVKNLPIDCTNDEILEYFSKIGPVKSVFSSKAPKFNSLWAFVTYKKGSDTQKAIQYFNDKTFRNKRLNVSKAVAREGRNHQTYNYKGYKTTIQIDDVSPILNEEFLTQMCMQERIKVHKLQMTSFDGNALTYSGYIKCKTKTDAARLFELLNNRLIGGSVVKCSWKRYDDNTTSSDVGFKAPSFPQAQVLPFPLCPPLYYPMKEGPPTYLQQQMPVNPNAHIYNEQQRAQILDYLKRQVRKGIDFLQYPSATKGENLSCITDYIFDVYWRGDIDSLTKFMLLMNTNTQHEGILQKQIKEAANFLGFGR encoded by the coding sequence ATGATCAATCCTTTTACTTCGCGGGAGGTGAATATCTTGAATAATGTTCCCTTGAACATCgacaagaagcaggaaatATTGCAAAAGAGTAACGGCAAAGTTGGTGCGGTGCTTGAAGCGATTGAGGAAAACCAGCGCAAtaaagaagaacaaagtACTGCGTCATCTAGGTCGTCACAATCTGAACTTTCAGATGTAGTGAAATTAAATTGTACTAATGCGAATATTGATGCAGCGCCTGGGACAAAAGTGCATAATAGCGCGACTCTAGAAAGTAAGTCAATGGTAGCATTGTTCATTGGCGATCTGGATCCAACGGTAACTGAGGATACGCTCAGACACATATTCGGAAAGTTCAAGTCACTTACCTCAGTGAAACTTTGTTTAGACTCTGTCACCAAGAGTTCCCTGGGTTATGGATACCTGAACTTCGCAGATAAAGGAGATGCGGAAAAGGCAACGGAAGAATTTAATTATAGGCCTATAAAGGGAAAGGAAGTTAGAATCATGCCATCACTGAGGAATTCATTTTACCGCAAAAATGTTGGTACAAacgttttcttctccaacTTGCCACTGGAGGACTCCAAGCTGACAACTCGAGTCTTTTATGACACATTCAAAAAGTATGGTAAAATCCTCTCCTGTAAGTTGGACAAGAGAAAGGATATTGGGTTTATCTACTTTGATAACGATCAATCAGCAAGGAAGGTCATAAGGGACTATAATGGACAGAATTTCTTTGGAAACAGGATTCTGTGCGGGATTCATTTCGATAAGGATTTTCGTAAATATCCtgagtttgaaagaaggATCTCCAAACTAGATTCGATCACTCTTCGAATGGAAGAGCTGACGACGGAAAGTTGTGAAAAAATCGTCGAGCATAACTCCGGATCGCAAGTTCCTCATCCAAATGCGGTTTTCGTTAAGAACCTGCCAATTGATTGCACAAACGACGAAATTTTGGAATACTTCAGCAAAATAGGACCAGTAAAAtctgttttctcttccaaggcTCCGAAATTCAACTCTCTATGGGCTTTTGTAACCTATAAGAAAGGATCTGACACCCAGAAAGCAATTCAGTACTTTAACGATAAAACTTTTAGGAATAAACGGCTCAATGTTTCCAAAGCGGTAGCTAGAGAGGGAAGAAATCACCAAACGTACAACTACAAGGGTTATAAGACTACCATTCAAATTGACGATGTAAGCCCAATACTCAATGAAGAATTTTTAACTCAAATGTGCATGCAAGAGCGGATAAAGGTTCATAAACTGCAAATGACTTCTTTTGATGGGAATGCTTTGACGTATTCGGGATACATTAAGTGCAAGACTAAAACTGATGCTGCGAGACTCTTCGAGTTATTGAACAACCGGTTGATAGGCGGATCAGTCGTTAAATGCTCATGGAAGAGGTATGATGACAACACAACTTCTTCTGACGTAGGATTCAAAGCACCGAGCTTTCCACAGGCTCAAGTTTTACCGTTCCCGCTATGTCCTCCACTGTATTATCCTATGAAAGAAGGTCCGCCCACCTACCTTCAGCAACAGATGCCAGTGAATCCAAATGCGCACATTTACAATGAGCAGCAGCGAGCCCAGATCTTGGATTATTTGAAGAGACAAGTTAGAAAAGGTATTGACTTTCTACAATATCCCAGCGCAACAAAAGGTGAAAACCTTTCCTGCATTACCGATTATATCTTTGATGTTTATTGGAGGGGCGACATCGATAGTTTGACCAAATTTATGCTTCTCATGAATACCAACACCCAACATGAAGGCATTCTACAGAAGCAAATTAAAGAGGCTGCAAATTTTCTTGGGTTTGGCAGATGA
- the YSC83 gene encoding Ysc83p (ancestral locus Anc_1.355), producing the protein MSSRDQDFVDGLFSAGHSLFSKGSRVMYAVAERVASKVREVQDREGGDLSALKADSGAIGRWSYVKQVFLSARGQQKRAIFGLGVAAGALVLFWQARALWSVPPRLAASQAKCVLVFGDMRDPIVRSQVMDLYRRGFMVFLCSTNAKAFRERQEDDDFLRHIDPHSASDLASFIQFLEKTSDVQCQLASILFMPNLAYYPPGEVPLSRLECELRSNVLVYYNALLEVVRRIQGPAIQVILFNPSLSFNLAVSQHPAELFVSALMTGVHQSLKRHHRLNAYMIHVGALKLGAQPSNYKYLGFNGSNINEELLRPVYNLIMTHSGNIIQRSWLWLTTLGSLRCDYYYGKYSRLSTIPFISRFINGRPWSSATGPRDSAAAFR; encoded by the coding sequence ATGAGTTCCAGAGATCAGGATTTCGTAGATGGGCTCTTCAGCGCTGGCCATTCGCTGTTCTCGAAGGGCAGTCGAGTGATGTACGCTGTTGCAGAACGGGTAGCAAGTAAGGTGAGAGAGGTGCAGGATAGGGAGGGCGGTGATCTGAGCGCATTGAAGGCGGATTCAGGTGCGATCGGACGCTGGAGTTATGTGAAGCAAGTGTTCCTGTCAGCTCGCGGACAACAGAAAAGGGCGATATTCGGGCTTGGAGTagctgctggtgctttGGTGCTGTTCTGGCAGGCCAGGGCGCTGTGGAGTGTGCCACCACGGCTAGCAGCGTCGCAGGCCAAGTGTGTGTTGGTGTTTGGCGATATGCGGGATCCGATTGTGAGATCGCAGGTTATGGACCTGTATCGCAGAGGGTTTATGGTGTTCTTGTGCTCGACTAATGCAAAGGCATTCCGTGAGAGGCAGgaggatgatgatttcCTGCGCCACATTGATCCGCATTCTGCCAGCGACTTGGCTTCTTTCATCCAGTTCCTCGAGAAAACGAGCGATGTGCAGTGCCAGTTGGCGTCGATACTGTTTATGCCGAATCTAGCGTACTACCCACCGGGCGAGGTACCGCTAAGTCGGCTGGAGTGCGAGTTGCGCTCGAACGTGCTTGTTTACTACAATGCGTTGCTCGAGGTTGTGCGTCGCATTCAGGGTCCTGCGATACAGGTAATTCTTTTCAATCCGTCTCTGTCGTTCAACTTGGCTGTTTCCCAGCATCCAGCTGAGCTGTTTGTTTCTGCACTCATGACGGGAGTTCACCAGAGTCTCAAGCGACACCACAGGCTGAACGCTTACATGATACATGTTGGAGCGCTAAAGCTGGGCGCCCAGCCGTCCAACTACAAGTATTTGGGTTTCAATGGTTCGAATATAAACGAGGAGCTGTTGAGGCCAGTGTACAACCTGATCATGACCCACAGCGGGAACATCATACAAAGATCCTGGCTGTGGCTGACAACGTTGGGATCGCTACGATGCGACTATTACTACGGAAAATACAGTCGGTTGTCTACAATACCATTTATTTCGAGGTTTATCAACGGCAGGCCATGGTCGTCTGCCACCGGACCGCGAGACAGTGCGGCCGCCTTTAGATAG
- a CDS encoding uncharacterized protein (ancestral locus Anc_1.356), translated as MAGAGAGGMVGVELTDFVFILNSAAAVKSFSEFGTVTLGGNISVSAGPLGRNAEAAASASAGGVSSVFAYSKSKGLFAGVSVEGSVIVERREANRKFYGDSCTAKMILSGRIRPPPAADPLFRVLESRAFNYRSAMPADDYDDYYDDIPDSFDSSDVSSTRPTTKSTRQRRSGSRSYFDDDDFDDDHDSDGNGYSGRRGSRGRESYDDDFSDPSGANEYYRSYRRQGARSPRHTNTRWEDDVFDRDNDVDDLSNRFSKSRISSSAAGNARVSRPVSEKPDFGSLSSSNTPKAVALYSFAGEESGDLPFRKGDVITILKKSESQDDWWTGRVNGREGIFPANYVELV; from the coding sequence ATGGCCGGAGCGGGGGCTGGTGGTATGGTGGGTGTGGAATTGACCGATTTTGTGTTCATCTTGAACTCTGCAGCGGCAGTTAAGTCATTCTCAGAGTTTGGTACGGTTACTCTGGGTGGGAATATTTCGGTGTCAGCTGGGCCGTTGGGCAGAAATGCAGAGGCAGCGGCGAGCGCTTCCGCTGGCGGTGTTTCATCGGTTTTTGCGTACTCGAAGAGCAAGGGCCTGTTTGCCGGTGTCTCGGTGGAGGGGTCTGTGATCGTGGAGAGAAGAGAGGCTAACAGGAAGTTTTACGGTGACAGTTGTACGGCCAAGATGATTCTGTCGGGCCGGATAAGACCGCCGCCGGCCGCAGACCCGCTGTTCCGTGTTCTGGAGTCTCGCGCGTTCAACTATAGATCTGCCATGCCTGCGGATGACTACGACGATTATTACGACGACATACCGGACTCGTTCGACTCTTCGGATGTTTCTTCCACTAGACCGACAACAAAGTCGACGAGACAAAGGAGAAGTGGGTCTCGTAGCTACTTTGATGACGACGACTTCGACGATGACCACGACAGCGACGGCAACGGCTACAGTGGTCGCCGCGGCAGCCGTGGACGGGAAAGTTACGATGATGACTTCAGTGACCCTTCCGGCGCGAATGAGTACTATAGAAGCTATAGAAGACAGGGCGCTCGGTCTCCGCGCCATACCAATACCCGCTGGGAAGACGATGTTTTTGATCGGGACAACGATGTGGATGATTTGTCGAACAGGTTCTCCAAATCGAGAATCTCCTCCAGCGCAGCAGGGAACGCACGGGTGTCGAGACCAGTATCGGAAAAGCCAGACTTCGGCTCCCTTTCATCGTCGAACACTCCTAAAGCTGTTGCTCTGTACAGCTTTGCTGGAGAGGAATCTGGAGATCTTCCCTTCAGAAAGGGTGACGTTATCACCATTCTGAAAAAATCGGAATCGCAAGATGACTGGTGGACTGGTAGAGTGAATGGTAGAGAAGGTATCTTTCCTGCAAACTATGTGGAACTCGTTTGA